GGTTCTCCGTCTGCCCAATTCCCATATCCATTGGTATCACCCTTCAACGGGCATTGCTGCCACTTTCCCTCCTCCTCGATGTCATTACAACCAATCCAGAGACTGGTGTCTGGTGTCTGGTCAAACTCGTTCATGAATAGTTCCCATATGTAATCCTGTTCGGATTGAGAGGTTGGGATGGCTAGGTTTGCTCGTGACTCGGCACAAGTGCGATTTGCTTCAAACCAATCCATCATGTCAGTTATAATGAAGTAACATGACTCGCCGTATCGGTGCCAATCAAGAGGGCAAACTTCAGCCAAAATATGGCCAGAACAAACATACAGTGCAAGAATTACTTGAATAATGTTCATGATTCTGTATGGCAGGAATAACGCTACAAGAATAAATCAAATGAGGACTAAAATGTAGACAGCGATACAACCAATTCCAATAAGTTATAACAGTCGAGTTTAGAAACGGCTGCTCTCTGGCGCTCTAAACTAGAAACGTTGTCGTTGGAGCCGAATTGTCGAATCCAGATTTAATCAAAACCAGCTTTGGGTAATACCATTGTAAACGTATTAATATAAATCAATATGTTGCTTAATATTGACTTGCATTAAACAATGAGGTTGGATGGTTACCTGCCAAAATAGCTTGTTTTGTGCACGCAATTTTAGTGGTCCCCTGCTACCCTTTACCTAATTAGGTCTGTACAGAATCTtccattgtttaattttaatccTAAAGCTTGGCGTTCCCATTTTTATCTTAAATCTTTCCCTCTAAAATGAAAGGCAAAGTCGCGaaatctgtattttttttatttttttttttttggcaatgCTCAAGTTTACACAAACATGTACGATACAACAAACAAGTACAAATCACATACCAAGGAAAAACAAAGAGGGggcaaacccccccccccccgaaaaaaacagACAACCCGGTAACCTGGcatcttatttaaaaaaggtcGTTTCAAGAGCAGTCCACTTattatcaaatttgtacaggttgtTGTTGTCCAAAGCTATTTTTTTCTCCACATCTCCCCAGTATTCTTATAGCATCCATATAAAGTTAGAAAAGGCACAAACAATTAATTGTTCATATTTCTGAACTCAATTAATGCGCAAAACCCCGTAGTGACTGCAATCGCCAAGCCACGAGTCCGCGTTCACAAAATATAGGGGGCGCTTTCCAGGGTAAAGCACAATAATATTTCGATAAACATAAGTAACTAATGTTGTTAGTATTTTTAAATGCATTGTTATCGAGGTGGACGATTGGGTTTAGAAAGCTGTGTGTGTAatatacactggacactattggtaataatgtcaaagaccaatcttctcacttggtgtatctcaactatgcacaaaattacaaacctgtgaaaattttgagctcgattggtcg
Above is a genomic segment from Asterias amurensis chromosome 6, ASM3211899v1 containing:
- the LOC139938216 gene encoding perlucin-like protein yields the protein MNIIQVILALYVCSGHILAEVCPLDWHRYGESCYFIITDMMDWFEANRTCAESRANLAIPTSQSEQDYIWELFMNEFDQTPDTSLWIGCNDIEEEGKWQQCPLKGDTNGYGNWADGEPNNMPQSDCVKMWDTGNGQWDDTQCSRKDIYAVCVQHVKITPVSTTLPDINGRLTPQCLLHHIMKELIGNGVTSCGKSCRSHPRCHSFKLMEQDCPPGNKTT